A stretch of the Acyrthosiphon pisum isolate AL4f chromosome A2, pea_aphid_22Mar2018_4r6ur, whole genome shotgun sequence genome encodes the following:
- the Cops6 gene encoding COP9 signalosome complex subunit 6, with protein MEDTSVEMEVDEPQNNVLATNVTGSVSISLHPLVILNISEHWTRLTAQVGSSVPSIGALIGKQKDRTLEIMNSFELSYTLLEDNVTMVIDRDYYNSKEEQFKQVFCDLDFLGWYITGTGSDKPTFRDIDVHKQIINIAESPIFLKMDPHGGHTDLPVKVYESIIDIMNGVPKMLFVELTYTLSTEDAERIGVDHVARMSSNDAQENSLVAETLTVQFNAIKMLHSRVKMLLQYLKEVKKTDESVNNELLREFVSLCHRLPVMESGEFYRDLYTHCNDVALIAYLGVLTKCSNEVNDYCNKFNALYDRQVVGRKVKALFL; from the exons ATGGAAGACACAAGTGTGGAAATGGAAGTAGACGAAcctcaaaataatgttttagcTACAAATGTTACGGGTAGTGTGTCTATATCTTTACATCCACTAGTCATTCTTAATATATCTGAACACTGGACTCGTTTAACGGCTCAAGTTGGTAGTTCAGTTCCTTCAATCGGGGCATTGATTGGTAAACAAAAGGATCGAACACTTGAAATAATGAACTCGTTTGAATTGTCATATACTCTACTTGAAGATAATGTGACAATGGTTATTGATAGAGATTACTACAACTCTAAAGAAGAACAATTTAAacag gtGTTTTGTGACTTGGACTTCCTTGGATGGTACATAACTGGTACTGGTTCAGATAAACCGACATTTCGGGATATTGATGTACATAAGCAAATCATAAATATTGCTGAAAGtcccatatttttgaaaatggatCCTCATGGTGGACATACTGATCTGCCAGTCAAAGTATATGAATccattattgatataatgaatgGAGtgccaaaaatgttatttgttgaatTAACATACACCTTATCTACTGAAGATGCAGAGCGTATTGGTGTTGATCATGTTGCACGAATGTCAAGCAATGATGCACAAGAAAATAGTTTGGTCGCTGAAACATTAACTGTTCAGTTTAATGCCATCAAGATGCTCCATAGTAGAGTTAAAATGTTACTCCAGTATTTGAAGGAAGTAAAGAAAACTGATGAATCAGTAAACAATGAATTATTGAG GGAATTCGTTTCTTTGTGTCATCGACTGCCAGTTATGGAATCTGGAGAGTTTTACAGGGATTTGTATACACATTGTAATGATGTAGCACTGATTGCTTACTTGGGAGTATTGACAAAATGTAGTAATGAAGTAAATGATTACTGTAACAAGTTTAATGCACTTTATGACCGTCAAGTGGTTGGTAGAAAAGTTAAGgctttgtttttataa